From Haloglomus litoreum, the proteins below share one genomic window:
- a CDS encoding SDR family oxidoreductase, which produces MALLTDSTAVVTGGASGNGRAIAMAFAEHGADVVVADLQREPRTGGDPTDERIVAETDARATFVECDVSDRDDCRAAVDAAEAFGGVDVMVNNAGILRETPFLEVTEDELDEVLGVNLEGVFFGAQAAAEVMVERGEGRIINLSSVAGIEGAANNSTYCASKGGVRLLTYSLAAELGPEGVRVNAIHPGYIQTAMLTEDVPLVGTDAQATLEERIPQGRLGTPEDVAGAAVYLASDLAGYVNGESLVVDGGNVSTV; this is translated from the coding sequence ATGGCACTCCTTACCGACAGCACTGCCGTCGTGACCGGCGGCGCCAGCGGGAACGGGCGCGCGATAGCCATGGCCTTCGCCGAGCACGGCGCGGACGTGGTCGTGGCCGACCTCCAGCGCGAGCCACGGACCGGCGGCGACCCGACCGACGAGCGAATCGTCGCCGAGACCGACGCCCGGGCGACCTTCGTCGAGTGTGACGTGTCCGACCGCGACGACTGCCGCGCGGCGGTCGACGCCGCGGAGGCGTTCGGTGGCGTGGACGTGATGGTCAACAACGCCGGCATCCTCCGCGAGACGCCGTTCCTCGAGGTGACCGAGGACGAGCTCGACGAGGTGCTGGGCGTGAATCTCGAGGGCGTCTTCTTCGGCGCCCAGGCCGCCGCCGAGGTCATGGTCGAGCGCGGCGAGGGCCGTATCATCAACCTCTCCAGCGTCGCCGGCATCGAGGGTGCCGCGAACAACAGCACCTACTGCGCCTCGAAGGGTGGCGTCCGACTGCTGACCTACTCGCTGGCCGCGGAACTCGGGCCGGAGGGCGTCCGCGTCAACGCCATCCACCCCGGCTACATCCAGACCGCGATGCTGACCGAGGACGTGCCGCTGGTCGGTACCGACGCCCAGGCGACGCTGGAGGAACGGATCCCACAGGGCCGGCTCGGGACGCCCGAGGACGTGGCCGGCGCCGCCGTCTACCTCGCGAGCGACCTCGCGGGCTACGTCAACGGCGAGTCGCTGGTCGTCGACGGCGGCAACGTCTCGACCGTCTGA
- a CDS encoding alpha-ketoacid dehydrogenase subunit beta, whose amino-acid sequence MTFRAAIRAALREEMARDEDVFLLGEDVGAFGGVFNVTAGLREEFGADRTRDTPLSEAVIVGAGVGAAATGTRPVAEIMFSDFIGLATEQITNQAAKMRYMFGGKVDMPLTVRTTEGGGMGAASQHSGTVHSWFAHAPGVKAVTPGTPAAAKSLLKASIRSEDPVVFFENKTQYDREGEVPTDPDHVAPLGRASVEREGADVTVVATQRLVGESLSVAEDLAGDVDVEVIDLRSLYPLDTGTIVESVDKTNRVVVADESPLSYGIHAEVTTRLVEDAFFSLEAPVQRVGVADTPIPFSGGLEREVLPGAADVREAIDRVAR is encoded by the coding sequence ATGACGTTCCGGGCGGCCATCCGGGCGGCCCTCCGCGAGGAGATGGCGCGCGACGAGGACGTGTTCCTGCTCGGCGAGGACGTGGGCGCGTTCGGCGGCGTGTTCAACGTCACCGCCGGCCTCCGCGAGGAGTTCGGCGCCGACCGAACACGGGACACGCCGCTGTCCGAGGCCGTCATCGTCGGCGCCGGCGTCGGCGCGGCGGCGACCGGCACCCGGCCCGTGGCCGAGATCATGTTCTCCGACTTCATCGGCCTCGCCACCGAGCAGATCACGAACCAGGCGGCGAAGATGCGCTACATGTTCGGCGGGAAGGTCGACATGCCGCTCACCGTCCGGACGACCGAGGGGGGCGGGATGGGCGCCGCGAGCCAGCACTCCGGGACCGTCCACTCGTGGTTCGCCCATGCGCCCGGCGTGAAGGCCGTCACGCCCGGGACGCCGGCCGCCGCGAAGTCGCTGCTGAAGGCGAGCATCCGGTCGGAGGACCCGGTCGTCTTCTTCGAGAACAAGACCCAGTACGACCGGGAGGGTGAGGTCCCGACCGACCCCGACCACGTGGCGCCGCTGGGCCGGGCCTCGGTCGAGCGCGAGGGCGCCGACGTGACCGTCGTCGCGACCCAGCGGCTGGTCGGGGAGTCGCTGTCGGTCGCCGAGGACCTCGCCGGCGACGTGGACGTGGAGGTCATCGACCTCCGGTCGCTGTACCCGCTGGACACGGGGACCATCGTCGAGAGCGTCGACAAGACCAACCGCGTGGTCGTCGCCGACGAGAGCCCGCTGTCGTACGGCATCCACGCCGAGGTGACCACCCGGCTCGTCGAGGACGCCTTCTTCAGCCTGGAGGCGCCGGTCCAGCGCGTCGGCGTCGCCGACACGCCCATCCCGTTCAGCGGCGGCCTCGAACGGGAGGTGCTGCCCGGCGCCGCCGACGTCCGCGAGGCCATCGACCGGGTAGCGCGATGA
- a CDS encoding thiolase domain-containing protein, with the protein MTRASVVGVGMTKFGTHDSTLAELFADAALPALDDAGVGRGDVDALYFGNTLGGMTENDTHLAPKVATHTGLGGIPAQRFEDACATSTNAFKHAVQAVENGVHDVVLVGGVEKCTPVTGIDTPEMTRIFVSAADRQYEQPTGITFPGVFALMTKRHMHRYGTTEEQLAEIAVKNHAHGKHNPRAHFGKDTSVEAVLDSPLVVDPFHLMDCCPFSDGGSAAVVVSDEYADSFDGPVDVTGLGHGTDLVPVSDKADPLATQAARDAADRAYDEAGITADDVDFAEVHDCFTGAEVLATEALGFVEDGEGGPAAAAGRTSLDGDMPINPSGGLKAKGHPIGATGTAQVVELTEQLRGDTGDRQVADASVGLAHNLGGDTGSAFVTIMEERA; encoded by the coding sequence ATGACCCGAGCGAGCGTCGTAGGGGTCGGAATGACGAAATTCGGAACCCACGACAGCACACTCGCCGAACTGTTCGCTGATGCAGCGCTGCCGGCGCTCGACGATGCGGGCGTCGGCCGCGGAGACGTCGACGCGCTGTACTTCGGCAACACCCTCGGCGGGATGACGGAGAACGACACCCACCTGGCACCGAAGGTGGCGACACACACCGGGCTCGGCGGTATCCCGGCCCAGCGGTTCGAGGACGCCTGTGCGACCTCGACGAACGCGTTCAAACACGCCGTCCAGGCCGTCGAGAACGGCGTCCACGACGTCGTCCTCGTCGGCGGCGTCGAGAAGTGCACCCCGGTCACGGGCATCGACACGCCGGAGATGACCCGCATCTTCGTCAGCGCCGCGGATCGCCAGTACGAGCAGCCGACCGGCATCACCTTCCCGGGCGTGTTCGCGCTCATGACCAAGCGCCACATGCACCGGTACGGCACGACCGAGGAGCAACTCGCCGAGATCGCCGTCAAGAACCACGCGCACGGGAAACACAACCCCCGTGCGCACTTCGGCAAGGACACCTCCGTCGAGGCGGTGCTGGACTCACCGCTCGTGGTCGACCCGTTCCACCTGATGGACTGCTGTCCGTTCTCCGACGGCGGGAGCGCCGCGGTCGTCGTCTCCGACGAGTACGCGGACTCGTTCGACGGGCCGGTCGACGTGACCGGCCTGGGTCACGGGACCGACCTCGTCCCCGTCTCGGACAAGGCGGACCCGCTGGCGACGCAGGCGGCCCGCGACGCCGCCGACCGGGCCTACGACGAGGCCGGGATCACCGCCGACGACGTCGACTTCGCGGAGGTCCACGACTGCTTCACCGGCGCGGAGGTGCTCGCGACGGAGGCACTCGGGTTCGTGGAGGACGGCGAGGGCGGGCCCGCCGCGGCTGCGGGTCGCACCTCGCTCGACGGCGACATGCCGATCAACCCGAGCGGCGGGCTCAAGGCCAAGGGCCACCCCATCGGCGCGACCGGCACCGCGCAGGTGGTCGAACTCACCGAACAGCTCCGTGGCGACACGGGTGACCGGCAGGTCGCGGACGCGTCGGTCGGCCTCGCACACAACCTCGGTGGCGACACCGGCTCCGCCTTCGTCACGATCATGGAGGAACGAGCATGA
- a CDS encoding Zn-ribbon domain-containing OB-fold protein yields the protein MSVETYLEDGELTHKAWSAAIREDVLLGERCADCGHVTAAPKAACARCGSRDTAVVELPTEGTVYAETTVFVGPAAFSDTEPYGVALIDVGDARIMAHVDGEVAIGDAVTFRGAVEEDDTPGPLFGPVDD from the coding sequence ATGAGCGTCGAGACCTACCTCGAAGACGGCGAACTGACACACAAGGCCTGGAGCGCCGCCATCCGGGAGGACGTCCTCCTGGGCGAGCGCTGTGCCGACTGCGGCCACGTCACGGCCGCGCCCAAGGCGGCGTGTGCCCGCTGTGGCTCGCGGGACACGGCGGTCGTCGAACTCCCGACCGAGGGGACGGTCTATGCCGAGACGACCGTCTTCGTCGGCCCGGCCGCGTTCTCCGACACGGAGCCGTACGGCGTGGCGCTGATCGATGTCGGGGACGCCAGGATCATGGCGCACGTCGATGGAGAGGTCGCCATCGGCGACGCGGTCACGTTCCGTGGGGCCGTCGAGGAGGACGACACGCCCGGGCCACTGTTCGGACCGGTGGACGACTGA
- a CDS encoding VOC family protein → MTVPDLDVSLPALDQVGFVVRDLADGAERFRSVLGVGPWAVWEFEPPALTERTYRGDPARFTMRIAIATVGDLMLELIEPVDGPSIHRDFLDDHGEGLHHIACFSFEDTDQVVEAMADAGAPVVQRGRFGESTFVYLDTTDLLNGVLFETGTAPDAVPEPDGQL, encoded by the coding sequence ATGACGGTTCCGGACCTGGACGTGTCGCTGCCGGCGCTCGACCAGGTCGGGTTCGTCGTCCGTGACCTCGCGGACGGCGCCGAGCGGTTCCGCTCGGTCCTGGGTGTCGGCCCCTGGGCCGTCTGGGAGTTCGAGCCCCCGGCGCTCACCGAGCGGACCTACCGGGGGGACCCCGCCCGGTTCACCATGCGCATCGCCATCGCCACCGTCGGGGATCTGATGCTGGAGCTTATCGAGCCCGTCGACGGCCCCAGCATCCACCGCGACTTCCTCGACGACCACGGCGAGGGGCTCCACCACATCGCCTGCTTCTCCTTCGAGGACACCGACCAGGTCGTCGAGGCCATGGCCGACGCCGGGGCGCCGGTGGTCCAGCGCGGCCGGTTCGGCGAGTCGACGTTCGTCTACCTCGACACGACCGACCTGCTGAACGGCGTCCTGTTCGAGACGGGGACGGCCCCCGATGCGGTTCCCGAACCCGACGGCCAGCTGTGA
- a CDS encoding SDR family NAD(P)-dependent oxidoreductase, with protein sequence MPELFDLTDRTAVVTGGTRGIGRAITRGFADLGADVVPVSRSHEAVEAAAADVRDRGGRTLVQPTDVTDGEAVDNLFRRTVDEFDGVDVLVNNAGVNPSAAMGLPESLDDDAIDTTVAVNLKGAFRCARAAAPHLDEGGAVVNVASVGGLVGLPRQHPYVASKHGLVGLTRSLALDWAPDVRVNALAPGYVSTELTADLEANDQVRASVLDRTPLDRIADPGEIAGPAAFLASDAAAYVTGEVLAVDGGWTAR encoded by the coding sequence CTGCCCGAGCTGTTCGACCTCACCGACCGCACCGCCGTCGTGACCGGCGGGACCCGGGGAATCGGCCGCGCCATCACGCGCGGGTTCGCCGACCTCGGTGCCGACGTGGTCCCGGTCTCCCGGTCGCACGAGGCCGTCGAGGCGGCCGCCGCGGACGTCCGTGACCGGGGCGGCCGGACGCTCGTCCAGCCGACCGACGTGACCGACGGCGAGGCCGTGGACAACCTGTTCCGCCGGACCGTCGACGAGTTCGACGGGGTGGACGTGCTCGTCAACAACGCGGGCGTGAACCCGTCGGCCGCGATGGGCCTGCCCGAGTCGCTGGACGACGACGCCATCGACACGACGGTCGCGGTCAACCTCAAGGGTGCGTTCAGGTGTGCCCGGGCCGCCGCCCCGCACCTCGACGAGGGGGGCGCCGTGGTGAACGTGGCCAGCGTCGGCGGGCTGGTCGGGCTGCCCCGCCAGCACCCCTACGTGGCCTCGAAACACGGGCTGGTCGGATTGACCAGGAGCCTCGCGCTCGACTGGGCGCCCGACGTGCGGGTGAACGCGCTCGCCCCCGGCTACGTCAGCACGGAACTCACGGCGGACCTGGAGGCGAACGACCAGGTCCGGGCGTCCGTCCTCGATCGGACACCGCTTGATCGCATCGCCGACCCCGGGGAGATCGCGGGGCCGGCGGCGTTCCTCGCCAGCGACGCCGCGGCGTACGTCACCGGCGAGGTGCTGGCGGTCGACGGCGGCTGGACGGCCCGGTGA
- a CDS encoding 3-hydroxyacyl-CoA dehydrogenase family protein, with translation MNIGVLGAGTMGHGIAQVNASAGHNVTLRDVDPDIVEQGIQSIAQNLDGAVELNKATPEEAEAALERIEGTTDLDTAVSDADLVIEAVPEDMDLKKSIFADIETAAPADTIIGTNTSSLSVTELAGTLDRPERVVGLHFFNPTHILPLVEVIIAEQTSAETEAFAHDYVDELGKTATTIRDFPGFASSRLSAMFSREAIVMVQQGVASVEDIDRTFRIGFNMPMGPLELVDHTGVDVNVGVLEYLTEEIGERFRPPQLLRRKYRAGKLGQKTGEGFYVWEDGEIVGVSGEDS, from the coding sequence ATGAACATCGGAGTACTCGGTGCTGGGACCATGGGCCACGGTATCGCCCAGGTCAACGCCAGCGCCGGCCACAACGTCACGCTTCGGGACGTCGATCCCGACATCGTCGAACAGGGCATCCAGAGCATCGCGCAGAACCTCGATGGCGCCGTCGAGCTGAACAAGGCGACCCCCGAGGAGGCCGAAGCAGCGCTCGAGCGCATCGAGGGGACCACCGACCTCGACACCGCCGTCTCCGACGCCGACCTCGTCATCGAGGCGGTCCCGGAGGACATGGACCTGAAGAAGAGCATCTTCGCCGACATCGAGACGGCGGCACCCGCCGACACGATCATCGGGACGAACACCTCCTCGCTCTCGGTGACGGAGCTCGCCGGGACGCTGGACCGTCCCGAGCGGGTCGTCGGACTCCACTTCTTCAACCCGACACATATCCTGCCGCTCGTGGAGGTCATCATCGCCGAGCAGACCTCCGCCGAGACGGAGGCGTTCGCCCACGACTACGTCGACGAACTGGGGAAGACCGCGACCACCATCCGTGACTTCCCCGGGTTCGCCTCCTCGCGGCTCAGCGCGATGTTCAGCCGGGAAGCCATCGTGATGGTCCAGCAGGGCGTCGCGAGCGTCGAGGACATCGACCGGACCTTCCGGATCGGGTTCAACATGCCGATGGGGCCGCTCGAACTCGTCGACCACACCGGCGTCGACGTCAACGTCGGCGTACTGGAGTACCTGACCGAGGAGATCGGCGAGCGGTTCCGGCCGCCACAGCTACTGCGGCGCAAGTACCGGGCCGGCAAGCTCGGGCAGAAGACCGGCGAGGGGTTCTACGTCTGGGAGGACGGCGAGATCGTCGGCGTCAGCGGCGAGGACAGCTGA
- a CDS encoding acetyl-CoA hydrolase/transferase C-terminal domain-containing protein yields the protein MPEQHDATAVAGRVRDGDHVVLDTSRPRGVGRALAARDDLQDVTVTAYGFPYDDPAPLDALADAPGVTVRVSMAGPGLRDLVAAGEIEFVPRTFLAAARAPVRPSDDRRVVALLGSPPAGEAQPLGPLSAYGEALVAAADVVVVERTPALPVLDGGRTVPVGAVDHAVEAAGPPPTLPSVTPTGAERETAANVVAALPDRPTVQLGVGSVPTELGRRLAEAGDPLTIHSGLLGESVRPVVAAGVAGTVRGCMAVGEDPSFYDWLADAPVELRPASVTHDPGHLATLDRFVAVNGALSVDRRGQVAAETIDGRQVSGVGGQSAFMAAASQAPDGRAVIAMTARAGTTPKIVPSLDGEVVTTPRHFVDEVVTEFGRARLGDRSAGERAAALARVAHPEDRPALRESARS from the coding sequence ATGCCCGAACAGCACGACGCCACAGCGGTCGCCGGCCGGGTCCGGGACGGCGACCACGTCGTCCTCGACACGTCCCGCCCCCGGGGGGTCGGTCGCGCGCTGGCCGCCCGCGACGACCTGCAGGACGTGACCGTCACGGCCTACGGCTTCCCCTACGACGACCCCGCACCCCTGGACGCGCTCGCAGACGCGCCCGGGGTCACGGTCCGGGTGTCGATGGCCGGTCCCGGGCTTCGAGACCTCGTCGCGGCGGGGGAGATCGAGTTCGTCCCGCGGACGTTCCTCGCGGCCGCCCGGGCGCCCGTCCGCCCCTCCGACGACCGTCGCGTGGTGGCGCTGCTGGGGTCGCCGCCGGCGGGTGAGGCCCAGCCGCTCGGCCCGCTGAGTGCCTACGGCGAGGCGCTCGTCGCCGCCGCCGACGTGGTCGTCGTGGAGCGGACCCCGGCGCTGCCGGTACTGGACGGGGGACGGACGGTCCCGGTCGGGGCCGTCGACCACGCGGTGGAGGCTGCGGGGCCGCCTCCGACCCTCCCATCCGTGACGCCGACCGGCGCCGAACGGGAGACTGCCGCGAACGTCGTGGCGGCGCTCCCCGACCGGCCGACGGTCCAGCTGGGCGTCGGGAGCGTCCCCACGGAACTCGGGCGGCGGCTGGCCGAGGCCGGCGACCCGCTCACCATCCACTCCGGCCTGCTCGGCGAGAGCGTCCGTCCGGTGGTGGCGGCGGGTGTCGCGGGGACGGTCCGCGGCTGCATGGCGGTCGGCGAGGACCCGTCGTTCTACGACTGGCTCGCGGATGCGCCGGTCGAACTGCGGCCCGCGAGCGTCACGCACGACCCGGGCCACCTGGCGACGCTCGACCGGTTCGTCGCGGTCAACGGCGCGCTCTCCGTCGACCGCCGCGGCCAGGTGGCGGCCGAGACCATCGACGGCAGGCAGGTGAGCGGGGTCGGCGGGCAGTCGGCGTTCATGGCCGCGGCGAGCCAGGCACCCGACGGTCGGGCGGTCATCGCCATGACCGCCAGGGCCGGGACGACCCCCAAGATCGTCCCCTCGCTCGACGGTGAGGTGGTGACCACCCCGCGGCACTTCGTCGACGAGGTGGTGACGGAGTTCGGCAGGGCTCGACTCGGCGACCGGTCGGCAGGGGAACGCGCTGCCGCGCTCGCCCGTGTCGCACATCCCGAGGACAGGCCGGCGCTCCGCGAGTCGGCCCGCTCGTAG
- a CDS encoding 2-oxo acid dehydrogenase subunit E2 has protein sequence MSYIVRMPKLGMEMESGVLLDWHVAEGDAVTEDEVIAEIESEKTRAEVPAREDGVLDRTYLEPGDEVPPGTPMGIVATDGADVADLAAEATAELDDLPDRDADASAAAPAATADAGPDGGATADADADGDDPDTDDTAGETKVTPRGRKVAEELGVDPATVEGTGFEGAVGADDIRRAAEAREAADDTPAGDQDAPSGGGDGTGRTDDAGRTVREERPFDGMRRTIAERLGRSAREAVHVTVHRELDAEAAMAAVDAARAEVDGETTLTDLLLVAVSRTLDDHPEFNATVEDETLRLYEEHNLGVAVDVEGGLVTPVLDAVNERSLGEVVATRRDLVGDVVAGDYDADDLSGGTFTLSNLGPFGADSFTPVIDPPQVAILGVDRVRERAVPDPDGEGDAVTVRRQLGLDLSFDHRAVDGADAARFLDTLATRLESPATLLPEGVTPAGGPAMPDREVSAHTSGGMHGEVRAGGFAWQVDEPVEAGGGGTAPTPVDRFLGSLAACLALSVEYQADIRDVALESVDVDVSGTPKKGKLESIVIRVAVDADADADTLDRIVDLAERGCFVADLLREDLDVSVERVE, from the coding sequence GTGAGCTACATAGTCCGCATGCCGAAGCTCGGCATGGAGATGGAGTCCGGGGTCCTGCTCGACTGGCACGTCGCCGAGGGGGACGCGGTGACCGAGGACGAGGTCATCGCCGAGATCGAGTCCGAGAAGACCCGGGCCGAGGTCCCGGCCCGGGAGGACGGCGTCCTCGACCGGACCTACCTGGAGCCGGGCGACGAGGTCCCGCCCGGGACCCCGATGGGTATCGTCGCGACCGACGGCGCCGATGTCGCGGACCTGGCGGCCGAGGCGACCGCGGAGCTGGACGACCTGCCCGACCGGGACGCCGATGCCAGCGCCGCGGCCCCCGCCGCGACAGCCGACGCCGGCCCCGATGGCGGCGCGACAGCCGACGCCGATGCCGACGGCGACGACCCGGATACCGACGACACCGCCGGCGAGACGAAGGTCACGCCACGGGGACGCAAGGTCGCGGAGGAACTCGGCGTCGACCCGGCGACCGTCGAGGGAACGGGCTTCGAGGGTGCGGTGGGCGCCGACGACATCCGACGGGCGGCGGAGGCACGCGAGGCTGCCGACGACACGCCGGCCGGGGACCAAGACGCGCCGTCCGGGGGCGGCGATGGTACGGGCCGTACCGACGATGCGGGTCGGACCGTCCGCGAGGAGCGCCCGTTCGACGGGATGCGCCGGACCATCGCCGAGCGGCTGGGGCGGAGCGCCCGCGAGGCCGTCCACGTGACCGTCCACCGCGAACTCGACGCCGAGGCGGCGATGGCGGCGGTCGACGCCGCGCGGGCCGAGGTGGACGGGGAGACCACGCTGACGGACCTGCTGCTGGTCGCCGTCTCGCGGACGCTCGACGACCATCCCGAGTTCAACGCGACCGTCGAGGACGAGACGCTCCGCCTGTACGAGGAACACAACCTCGGCGTGGCCGTCGACGTCGAGGGCGGTCTCGTGACGCCGGTGCTGGATGCGGTGAACGAGCGGTCGCTGGGCGAGGTGGTCGCGACCCGCCGCGACCTCGTCGGGGACGTCGTCGCCGGCGACTACGACGCCGACGACCTCTCCGGCGGGACGTTCACGCTCTCCAACCTCGGCCCGTTCGGTGCCGACAGCTTCACGCCGGTCATCGACCCGCCGCAGGTGGCCATCCTCGGCGTCGACCGGGTCCGCGAGCGGGCGGTGCCCGACCCCGACGGCGAGGGGGACGCGGTGACGGTCCGCCGGCAGCTGGGGCTGGACCTCTCGTTCGACCACCGGGCCGTCGACGGGGCCGACGCGGCGCGCTTCCTCGACACGCTCGCGACACGGCTCGAATCACCGGCGACGCTCCTCCCCGAGGGCGTGACACCTGCGGGCGGACCGGCGATGCCCGACCGCGAGGTCAGCGCGCACACGAGCGGCGGGATGCACGGCGAGGTGCGTGCCGGGGGGTTCGCCTGGCAGGTGGACGAGCCCGTCGAGGCCGGCGGGGGCGGGACCGCCCCGACGCCGGTCGACCGGTTCCTGGGGTCGCTGGCGGCCTGTCTCGCACTCAGCGTCGAGTACCAGGCCGACATCCGCGACGTGGCCCTCGAGAGCGTGGACGTGGACGTCTCGGGAACGCCGAAGAAGGGGAAACTGGAGTCCATCGTGATCCGTGTCGCCGTCGATGCGGACGCCGACGCCGACACGCTCGACCGCATCGTCGACCTGGCCGAGCGGGGCTGCTTCGTCGCGGACCTGCTCCGCGAGGACCTCGATGTCAGCGTCGAACGGGTCGAATAG